One region of Oxalobacteraceae bacterium OTU3CAMAD1 genomic DNA includes:
- a CDS encoding succinate dehydrogenase iron-sulfur subunit yields the protein MARTLKLKIYRYDPDQDAKPYMQDVTVELKDTDKMLLDALQRIKSDVDDSLALRRSCREGVCGSDAMNINGKNGLACTTNLNELTEPIVLRPLPGLPVIRDLIVDMTQFFKQYDSIKPYLINDSIRPEKERLQSPTEREELDGLYECILCACCSTSCPSFWWNPDKFVGPAGLLQAYRFIADSRDEATGQRLDNLEDPYRLFRCHSIMNCVDVCPKGLNPNKAIGKIKELMVRRAI from the coding sequence ATGGCACGCACTCTCAAACTGAAAATTTACCGTTACGATCCGGACCAGGACGCCAAGCCGTACATGCAGGACGTGACGGTCGAGCTGAAAGACACCGACAAGATGCTGCTCGACGCCCTGCAGCGCATCAAGTCCGACGTCGACGATTCGCTGGCCCTGCGCCGCTCGTGCCGCGAAGGCGTGTGCGGTTCGGACGCGATGAACATCAACGGCAAGAACGGTCTGGCCTGCACCACCAACCTGAACGAGCTGACCGAGCCTATCGTGCTGCGTCCGTTGCCAGGCCTGCCGGTGATCCGCGACCTGATCGTCGACATGACCCAGTTCTTCAAGCAATACGATTCGATCAAGCCTTACCTGATCAACGACTCCATCCGTCCTGAAAAGGAACGCCTGCAGTCGCCGACCGAACGCGAAGAACTCGATGGCCTGTACGAGTGCATCCTGTGCGCGTGCTGCTCGACGTCTTGCCCGTCGTTCTGGTGGAATCCGGACAAGTTCGTCGGCCCGGCCGGCCTGCTGCAAGCCTACCGCTTCATCGCCGACTCGCGCGACGAAGCGACCGGCCAGCGCCTGGACAACCTGGAAGACCCGTACCGCCTGTTCCGCTGCCACTCGATCATGAATTGCGTCGATGTTTGCCCTAAGGGTTTGAACCCGAACAAGGCCATCGGCAAGATCAAAGAGTTGATGGTACGCCGGGCGATCTAA
- a CDS encoding succinate dehydrogenase assembly factor 2, translating into MTEPNQSAHQSDPANRARLRWRSRRGLLENDIILTRFLDAHETELTDEEVDAFTRLLDLSDNALMDLVLARKEPEGEVDLPHVHALLQRLRLA; encoded by the coding sequence ATGACTGAACCGAACCAATCTGCACATCAGTCGGACCCAGCCAATAGAGCGCGCCTGCGCTGGCGCTCACGCCGGGGTCTGCTGGAAAACGACATCATCCTCACGCGTTTTCTCGATGCGCATGAAACCGAATTGACCGACGAAGAAGTGGACGCGTTCACGCGGCTCCTCGATTTGTCGGACAATGCCCTGATGGATCTGGTACTGGCCCGTAAAGAGCCGGAAGGCGAAGTCGATCTGCCGCACGTGCATGCATTGCTGCAACGACTAAGACTGGCCTGA
- the gltA gene encoding citrate synthase, producing MNISDNKATLSFSDGSPAVEFPIYKGTVGPDVIDIRKLYAGTGKFTYDPGFMSTAACNSTITYIDGDKGELLYRGYPIEQLAVNADFMESCYLLLNGELPNTVQKAEFVETVTKHTMVHEQMQFFFRGFRRDAHPMSVLVGTVGALASFYHDSLDINDAKQREISAIRLIAKMPTLVAMAYKYSMGQPFMYPRNDLSYSANFMRMMFGNPCEEYKVNDVLVRALDRILILHADHEQNASTSTVRLAGSSGANPFACIAAGIACLWGPAHGGANEAALTMLKEIGSVENIPAFIEQVKDKNSGVKLMGFGHRVYKNFDPRAKLMRETCYEVLEELGLQDDPLFKLAMELEKIALNDEYFVSRKLYPNVDFYSGIVQSALGIPVSLFTGIFAMARTIGWIAQWNEMIADPEQKIGRPRQLFVGSTTRDVKPLDQR from the coding sequence ATGAATATTTCTGACAACAAAGCCACCCTGTCGTTCTCCGATGGCAGCCCTGCGGTGGAATTCCCGATCTACAAAGGTACCGTCGGTCCCGACGTGATCGACATCCGCAAGCTGTACGCGGGCACCGGCAAGTTCACCTACGATCCAGGCTTCATGTCGACCGCCGCGTGCAACTCGACGATCACCTACATCGACGGCGACAAGGGCGAGCTGCTGTATCGCGGCTACCCGATCGAACAGCTGGCCGTGAACGCCGACTTCATGGAATCTTGCTACCTGCTGCTGAACGGCGAACTGCCGAACACCGTGCAGAAGGCCGAATTCGTTGAAACCGTGACCAAGCACACGATGGTTCACGAGCAGATGCAATTTTTCTTCCGCGGCTTCCGCCGCGACGCGCACCCGATGTCGGTGCTGGTCGGCACCGTCGGCGCGCTGGCGTCGTTCTACCACGACTCGCTCGACATCAACGACGCCAAGCAGCGTGAAATCTCGGCCATCCGCCTGATCGCCAAAATGCCGACCCTGGTCGCCATGGCGTACAAGTACTCGATGGGCCAGCCGTTCATGTATCCGCGCAACGACCTGTCGTACAGCGCCAACTTCATGCGCATGATGTTCGGCAACCCGTGCGAAGAATACAAAGTCAACGACGTGCTGGTGCGCGCCCTCGACCGTATCCTGATCCTGCACGCCGATCACGAGCAGAACGCATCGACCTCGACCGTCCGTCTGGCCGGTTCGTCGGGCGCCAACCCGTTCGCGTGTATCGCCGCCGGTATCGCCTGCCTGTGGGGCCCTGCCCACGGCGGCGCCAACGAAGCTGCGCTGACCATGCTGAAGGAAATCGGCTCGGTCGAGAACATTCCTGCGTTCATCGAGCAGGTTAAGGACAAGAACTCCGGCGTCAAGCTGATGGGCTTCGGTCACCGCGTGTACAAGAACTTCGACCCGCGCGCCAAGCTGATGCGCGAGACCTGCTATGAAGTGCTGGAAGAGCTGGGCCTGCAGGACGACCCGCTGTTCAAGCTGGCGATGGAACTGGAAAAGATCGCGCTGAACGACGAATACTTCGTCTCGCGCAAGCTGTATCCGAACGTCGACTTCTACTCGGGCATCGTGCAATCGGCGCTGGGCATTCCAGTGTCGCTGTTCACCGGTATCTTCGCCATGGCCCGCACCATCGGCTGGATCGCCCAGTGGAACGAAATGATCGCCGATCCAGAACAGAAAATCGGCCGTCCACGTCAATTGTTCGTCGGTTCGACCACCCGCGACGTCAAGCCGCTGGACCAGCGTTAA
- a CDS encoding helix-turn-helix transcriptional regulator, with protein sequence MNNTIRELRAERGWSQAYLADQLAVSRQTVNAIETGRYDPSLPLAFAIAKLFDKTIETIFTP encoded by the coding sequence ATGAACAATACGATCCGAGAACTGCGCGCCGAACGCGGATGGAGCCAGGCCTACCTGGCCGACCAGTTGGCCGTCTCGCGCCAAACCGTCAACGCCATCGAAACGGGGCGCTACGACCCCAGCCTGCCGCTGGCCTTCGCCATCGCCAAGCTGTTCGACAAAACGATCGAAACCATCTTCACGCCGTGA
- a CDS encoding PilZ domain-containing protein, translating into MSQKARVTRRHQVRHAATLTMTDETTLPAHTLDLSQGGVSLQTASQIRLAQYCAVSFQVQLGDGAHKVLAMGQVVYSDPDAELGYKTGVQFLRLDHGSVDVIRQLLQEPA; encoded by the coding sequence ATGAGTCAGAAAGCACGAGTCACGCGCCGCCATCAAGTCCGTCATGCGGCCACGCTGACGATGACGGACGAAACCACCCTTCCGGCCCACACGCTGGACCTGTCGCAAGGCGGCGTCAGCCTGCAGACGGCCAGTCAGATCCGGCTGGCGCAATACTGCGCGGTGTCGTTCCAGGTGCAACTGGGCGACGGCGCCCATAAGGTACTGGCAATGGGGCAAGTGGTCTACAGCGACCCCGACGCCGAGTTGGGCTACAAGACCGGCGTCCAATTCCTGCGACTCGACCACGGCAGCGTCGACGTCATCCGCCAGTTGCTCCAAGAGCCCGCCTAA
- a CDS encoding BlaI/MecI/CopY family transcriptional regulator, with the protein MTTVAPPKPTASELEMLRLLFALGPATAKQVHAAALETRPDMNYATVLRLLQVMHTKGLLTRDESQRAHIYAPAQEQDSIQTNLLKDLIQKAFSGSGKALVLAALRGGHVSKKERAEIQALLDQEE; encoded by the coding sequence ATGACCACCGTAGCCCCACCCAAACCGACCGCCTCCGAGCTGGAGATGTTGCGCCTGCTGTTCGCGCTCGGCCCGGCCACCGCCAAGCAGGTGCACGCCGCCGCGCTCGAAACGCGGCCGGACATGAACTACGCCACTGTGCTGCGCCTGCTGCAAGTGATGCACACCAAAGGCCTGCTGACGCGCGACGAAAGCCAGCGCGCCCACATCTACGCCCCCGCACAAGAGCAAGACTCGATCCAGACCAACCTGCTCAAAGACCTGATCCAGAAAGCGTTCTCCGGCTCCGGCAAGGCGCTGGTGCTGGCCGCCCTGCGCGGCGGCCACGTCAGCAAGAAAGAGCGCGCGGAAATCCAGGCGCTCTTGGATCAGGAAGAATAA
- a CDS encoding leucine-rich repeat-containing serine/threonine-protein kinase, translating into MHTLEQLRSGALAGVQRLQMRGGLTEFPREIFDLADSLEILDLSGNALSSLPDDLPRLHKLRIIFCSDNQFTELPAVLGACPALTMVGFKANRISKVPPASLPPQLRWLVLTDNLIEELPAELGQRPALQKLMLAGNRLRTLPATMEQLHRLELLRIAANRLTEFPAWLPALPRLTWLAYAGNPFCAERESAMTGTPSAAIGWEQLAFKQKLGEGASGVIHRADYLHDGATEDVAVKLFKGAMTSDGSPLCEMAACIGAGAHPNLIPVLGHLERHPDGAHGLVMSLIDPEFINLAGPPSLESCTRDIYDAGKRFDLASTLEIAHGIASAAARLHERGIMHGDLYGHNIMHCGRGRTLLGDFGAASFYDPASPEALPLQRLEVRAFGFLLEELAERCEAPAGSPSALARVHQLRDACLHADSAARPLFADIETQVRTLKQD; encoded by the coding sequence ATGCATACCTTAGAGCAGTTGCGCTCTGGCGCCCTGGCCGGCGTTCAACGCCTGCAAATGCGCGGCGGCCTCACCGAATTCCCGCGCGAAATCTTCGATCTGGCTGACTCGCTGGAAATCCTCGACCTGTCCGGCAACGCGCTCTCGTCGCTGCCGGACGATCTGCCCCGCCTGCACAAGCTGCGCATCATCTTCTGTTCCGACAACCAGTTCACCGAACTGCCGGCGGTGCTGGGCGCTTGTCCGGCGCTGACGATGGTCGGCTTCAAGGCCAACCGCATAAGTAAGGTCCCGCCGGCATCGCTGCCGCCGCAACTGCGCTGGCTGGTGCTGACCGACAATCTGATCGAGGAACTGCCCGCCGAGCTGGGACAACGTCCGGCGCTGCAAAAGCTGATGCTGGCCGGGAACCGTCTGCGTACCCTGCCGGCCACCATGGAGCAACTGCACCGGCTTGAACTGCTGCGCATCGCCGCCAACCGGTTGACTGAGTTTCCCGCATGGCTGCCCGCCCTGCCCCGCTTGACCTGGCTGGCTTACGCCGGCAATCCGTTTTGCGCGGAGCGTGAATCGGCGATGACAGGCACGCCGTCAGCCGCCATCGGCTGGGAACAGCTGGCGTTCAAACAGAAGCTGGGCGAAGGCGCATCTGGCGTGATCCACCGCGCGGACTACTTGCACGACGGCGCGACGGAAGACGTCGCCGTCAAACTCTTCAAAGGCGCAATGACCAGCGACGGTTCGCCGCTGTGCGAAATGGCCGCGTGCATCGGCGCCGGCGCGCATCCGAACCTGATCCCCGTGCTAGGCCACCTGGAGCGCCATCCGGATGGCGCGCATGGTCTCGTCATGTCGCTGATCGATCCGGAATTCATTAACCTAGCCGGCCCGCCAAGCTTGGAGAGCTGCACGCGCGACATCTACGATGCTGGCAAGCGCTTCGACCTCGCGTCCACGCTGGAAATCGCCCACGGCATCGCCTCCGCCGCCGCCCGCCTGCATGAGCGCGGCATTATGCACGGCGACCTGTACGGCCACAACATCATGCATTGCGGACGAGGCCGGACCTTGCTGGGCGACTTCGGCGCGGCCTCGTTCTACGATCCAGCGTCGCCTGAAGCCCTGCCGCTGCAACGACTCGAAGTTCGGGCCTTCGGCTTCCTGCTGGAAGAGCTCGCCGAGCGCTGCGAAGCCCCGGCGGGGAGCCCGTCGGCGTTGGCGCGCGTTCATCAGCTGCGCGACGCCTGCCTGCACGCGGACAGCGCGGCGCGCCCACTGTTCGCCGACATCGAAACGCAAGTACGCACACTCAAACAAGACTAG
- a CDS encoding MBL fold metallo-hydrolase: MSAALAATVGGAAAAPLKLDVFNPGEAAIFPVASVLVTGAKDAVLIDAQFSRGEAVKLVEKIRASGKRLTTVYVSHSDPDFYFGLDVIHAAFPDAKIVATPQTIAGIEKKKDAKVAYWSPILKDNAPKSIIVPQPLQGDTITLEGETLKIEGLNGATPDRSYVWIPSIKAIAGGVVVFNGLHVWTADTQSAESRKNWLATLDHIASLKPAIVVPGHFKVGAPLTPDSVAFTRDYLVRFEAETAKAANSAALIARMKELYPDAGLNAALETGSKVAKGEMKW, from the coding sequence ATGTCCGCAGCCTTGGCGGCAACCGTCGGTGGCGCCGCCGCCGCGCCGCTGAAGCTCGACGTTTTCAATCCCGGCGAAGCCGCCATTTTCCCGGTCGCGTCGGTGCTGGTGACCGGCGCCAAGGACGCGGTGCTGATCGACGCCCAGTTCTCGCGCGGCGAAGCCGTCAAACTGGTCGAAAAGATCCGCGCCAGCGGCAAGCGCCTGACCACCGTCTACGTCAGCCATAGCGACCCGGACTTCTACTTCGGCCTGGACGTGATCCACGCCGCCTTCCCGGACGCCAAGATCGTCGCCACGCCGCAAACCATCGCCGGTATCGAAAAGAAAAAGGACGCCAAAGTCGCCTACTGGTCGCCTATTTTGAAAGACAACGCGCCCAAGAGCATCATCGTGCCGCAGCCGCTGCAAGGCGACACCATCACGCTGGAAGGCGAAACGCTGAAGATCGAAGGCCTGAATGGCGCGACGCCAGACCGCAGCTACGTCTGGATTCCATCGATCAAGGCGATCGCCGGCGGCGTGGTCGTGTTCAACGGCCTGCACGTGTGGACCGCCGACACCCAAAGCGCCGAGTCGCGCAAGAACTGGCTGGCCACGCTGGACCACATCGCCTCGCTCAAACCGGCGATTGTTGTGCCAGGCCACTTCAAGGTAGGCGCGCCGCTGACACCGGACAGCGTCGCCTTTACCCGCGACTACCTGGTCCGCTTCGAAGCCGAAACGGCCAAAGCCGCCAACTCGGCCGCGCTGATCGCCCGCATGAAGGAACTGTATCCGGACGCCGGCCTGAACGCTGCGCTCGAGACCGGCTCCAAAGTCGCCAAGGGCGAAATGAAGTGGTAA
- a CDS encoding LysR family transcriptional regulator, translating into MDRITAAKVFVAITERGSMIAAADVLDMSRAMVTRYLAEMEEWAGARLLHRSTRRLSLTDAGDVTLARCRKLLELADAMEVAVDEDDTPKGLLRITCSPSLAHAELASAVTAFLKRYPRTSVDLQGGNRAVNLVEQRIDLALRITNALEPNLIARQLGHCDSVVCAAPSYLAERGAPQRVEDLVTHNCLAYTYFGQSLWQFTRKDGEEVTVPVSGNLSANDDHILLKAAVEGAGIALQPLYSAGPLIAEGRLVALLQDYKTQQMGIYGIYTSRQHMSPALRAMLDFLLDWFSHTSLAGA; encoded by the coding sequence ATGGATCGCATCACCGCCGCCAAGGTATTCGTCGCCATCACCGAACGGGGCAGCATGATTGCCGCCGCCGACGTGCTGGACATGTCGCGCGCGATGGTCACGCGCTATCTGGCCGAGATGGAAGAATGGGCCGGCGCCCGGCTGCTGCACCGGAGCACGCGCCGGCTGAGTCTGACCGATGCCGGCGACGTCACCCTGGCGCGCTGCCGCAAGTTGCTTGAGCTGGCCGACGCGATGGAAGTGGCGGTCGACGAGGACGACACGCCAAAAGGGCTGCTGCGCATCACCTGCTCGCCGTCGCTGGCGCACGCCGAGCTGGCCAGCGCCGTGACGGCTTTCCTCAAACGCTATCCGCGTACCTCGGTTGATCTGCAGGGTGGCAACCGGGCGGTGAATCTGGTCGAGCAGCGCATCGACCTGGCATTGCGCATCACCAATGCGTTGGAGCCGAACCTGATCGCCCGGCAACTGGGGCATTGCGATTCGGTGGTGTGCGCGGCGCCGTCTTATCTGGCCGAGCGCGGCGCGCCGCAGCGGGTCGAGGATCTGGTGACCCACAACTGCCTGGCGTACACGTACTTCGGGCAGAGCCTGTGGCAGTTCACGCGCAAGGATGGGGAAGAGGTGACGGTGCCCGTTAGCGGCAACTTGTCGGCCAATGACGACCATATACTGTTAAAAGCGGCGGTGGAGGGCGCGGGCATCGCCTTGCAACCGCTGTATAGCGCCGGCCCGCTGATCGCTGAGGGTAGATTAGTGGCGTTGCTGCAGGACTACAAAACGCAGCAAATGGGAATTTACGGGATTTACACGTCGCGCCAGCACATGTCGCCGGCGCTGCGGGCGATGCTGGATTTCCTGCTCGATTGGTTCTCCCACACAAGCCTTGCTGGCGCGTAA
- a CDS encoding 2-oxoglutarate dehydrogenase E1 component produces MQQYTSNSYLFGGNAPYVEELYEAYLNNPGSVPDNWRSYFDAMQHVPAVDGTNKPDVAHASVIASFAERAKSGPIRTVVASADAEMGRKRVAATQLIAAYRYLGSRWANLDPLQRQERPAINELEPSFYGFTDADMDTVFNISNTYFGPETATLRDLLNYLRDTYTRSIGAEYMYISDPTEKRWLQERLESIRSTPNFTAEKKKHILERLTAAEGLERYLHTKYVGQKRFSLEGGETFIASIDEIIQRAGEKGVQEIVIGMAHRGRLNVLVNTLGKAPKELFEEFEGKHGDDLPAGDVKYHQGFSSDISTQGGPVHLSLAFNPSHLEIVNPVVEGSVKARMDRRGDHLGKQVLPILVHGDAAFAGQGVVMETLNLAQTRGYGTGGTVHIVINNQIGFTTSDPRDARSTIYCSDVVKMIEAPVLHVNADDPEAVVLASQIAMDYRLEFQKDIVVDIICYRKLGHNEQDTPALTQPLMYKKIGQHPGTRKLYADKLVAQTVIPADGGEQMQAAYRDAMDAGKHTVDPVISNFKNKYAVDWLPFLNRKWTDSADTAVPMTELKRLATRITTVPDGFKVHSLVEKVLGDRATMGRGELNLDWGMGEHLAYASLVASGYAVRLTGQDAGRGTFVHRHAVLHDQNRERWDAGTYVPLQNIAEGQAPFTVIDSVLSEEAVLGFEYGYSTAEPNTLTIWEAQFGDFVNGAQVVIDQFISSGEVKWGRASGLVMMLPHGYEGQGPEHSSARPERFLQLCADNNMQVVQPTTAAQIFHVLRRQMVRQFRKPLVILTPKSLLRNKEAGSSLNELAKGAFQTVIGEVDEKIDAKKVKRVVACSGKVYYDLVNARKTRGQTDTAIIRVEQLYPFPHKSFAAELKKFPNLTEVVWAQDEPQNQGPWFQIQHNIFESMDAGQRLAYAGRPASASPAVGYYDKHYAQQKDLLETAFSKLKGFILTK; encoded by the coding sequence ATGCAACAATATACGTCCAACTCCTACCTGTTTGGTGGGAACGCTCCGTACGTCGAAGAACTGTACGAGGCGTATCTCAACAATCCAGGTTCCGTGCCAGATAACTGGCGCTCGTACTTCGATGCCATGCAGCACGTGCCGGCCGTCGATGGCACCAACAAGCCAGACGTCGCTCACGCCTCCGTCATCGCCTCCTTCGCGGAACGCGCCAAATCCGGTCCTATCCGTACCGTCGTGGCCTCGGCCGACGCCGAAATGGGCCGCAAGCGTGTTGCAGCTACGCAACTGATCGCCGCTTACCGCTATCTGGGTTCCCGCTGGGCCAATCTGGACCCGCTGCAACGCCAGGAACGTCCGGCCATCAACGAGCTGGAGCCTAGCTTCTACGGCTTCACCGATGCGGACATGGATACCGTCTTCAACATCAGCAACACCTATTTCGGCCCAGAGACCGCGACCCTGCGCGACCTGCTGAACTACCTGCGCGACACCTATACCCGTTCGATCGGCGCAGAGTATATGTACATCTCCGACCCAACCGAAAAGCGCTGGCTGCAAGAGCGCCTGGAGTCGATCCGTTCGACCCCGAATTTCACGGCGGAAAAGAAAAAGCACATCCTGGAGCGTCTGACCGCGGCCGAAGGCCTGGAACGCTACCTGCACACCAAGTACGTCGGCCAGAAGCGTTTCTCGCTCGAAGGCGGCGAGACCTTCATCGCGTCGATCGATGAGATCATCCAGCGCGCCGGCGAAAAAGGCGTGCAAGAGATCGTTATCGGCATGGCCCACCGTGGCCGTTTGAACGTGCTGGTCAACACCCTGGGCAAAGCGCCTAAGGAACTGTTCGAAGAATTCGAAGGCAAGCACGGCGACGACCTGCCGGCCGGCGACGTCAAATACCACCAAGGTTTCTCGTCCGACATCTCGACCCAAGGCGGTCCGGTTCACCTGTCGCTGGCGTTCAACCCGTCGCACCTGGAAATCGTCAACCCGGTCGTCGAAGGTTCGGTCAAGGCCCGCATGGATCGCCGTGGCGACCACCTGGGCAAGCAAGTGCTGCCAATCCTGGTCCACGGCGACGCCGCCTTCGCAGGCCAGGGCGTTGTCATGGAAACGCTGAATCTGGCGCAGACCCGTGGCTACGGCACGGGCGGCACGGTGCACATCGTCATCAACAACCAGATCGGTTTCACCACCTCCGACCCGCGCGACGCGCGTTCGACCATCTACTGCTCGGACGTCGTCAAGATGATCGAAGCGCCGGTGCTGCACGTGAACGCGGACGATCCTGAAGCCGTCGTTCTGGCTTCGCAGATCGCGATGGACTACCGTCTCGAGTTCCAGAAAGACATCGTTGTCGACATCATTTGCTACCGCAAACTGGGCCACAACGAGCAAGACACGCCAGCGCTGACCCAGCCGCTGATGTACAAGAAGATCGGCCAGCACCCAGGCACCCGCAAGCTGTACGCGGACAAGCTGGTTGCCCAGACCGTGATCCCAGCCGACGGCGGCGAACAGATGCAAGCCGCCTACCGCGATGCGATGGACGCCGGCAAGCACACCGTCGATCCGGTCATCTCGAATTTCAAGAACAAGTACGCCGTCGATTGGCTGCCGTTCCTGAACCGCAAGTGGACCGACTCGGCCGACACCGCCGTGCCGATGACCGAACTGAAACGCCTGGCCACCCGCATCACCACGGTGCCGGACGGCTTCAAAGTGCACTCGCTGGTCGAGAAAGTACTGGGCGACCGCGCCACCATGGGTCGCGGCGAACTGAACCTGGACTGGGGCATGGGCGAACACCTGGCCTACGCGTCGCTGGTCGCTTCGGGCTACGCAGTGCGCCTGACCGGTCAGGATGCCGGCCGCGGCACCTTCGTGCACCGCCACGCCGTGCTGCACGACCAGAACCGCGAGCGTTGGGACGCGGGCACCTATGTGCCGCTGCAAAACATCGCCGAAGGCCAGGCGCCGTTCACCGTCATCGACTCCGTGCTGTCCGAAGAAGCGGTACTGGGCTTCGAATACGGTTACTCGACCGCCGAGCCAAACACCTTGACGATCTGGGAAGCCCAGTTCGGCGACTTCGTCAACGGCGCGCAAGTGGTCATCGACCAGTTCATCAGCTCCGGCGAAGTGAAGTGGGGCCGCGCTTCGGGCCTGGTCATGATGCTGCCGCACGGTTACGAAGGCCAGGGTCCTGAGCACTCGTCCGCGCGTCCGGAGCGTTTCCTGCAGCTGTGCGCAGACAACAACATGCAAGTCGTGCAGCCGACCACCGCCGCGCAGATTTTCCACGTGCTGCGTCGCCAGATGGTGCGCCAGTTCCGCAAGCCGCTGGTCATCCTGACCCCGAAATCGCTGCTGCGTAACAAGGAAGCAGGCTCCTCGCTGAACGAACTGGCCAAGGGCGCCTTCCAGACCGTCATCGGCGAAGTCGACGAGAAAATCGATGCCAAGAAGGTCAAGCGCGTTGTCGCTTGCTCGGGCAAGGTCTACTACGATCTGGTCAACGCACGCAAAACGCGCGGCCAGACCGACACCGCCATCATCCGTGTCGAACAGCTGTATCCGTTCCCGCACAAGTCGTTCGCTGCCGAACTGAAGAAGTTCCCGAACCTGACCGAAGTGGTGTGGGCGCAGGACGAGCCGCAGAATCAGGGCCCATGGTTCCAGATTCAGCACAACATCTTCGAGAGCATGGACGCAGGTCAGCGCCTGGCATACGCCGGTCGCCCAGCGTCGGCATCGCCGGCCGTCGGTTACTACGACAAGCACTACGCCCAGCAAAAAGACCTGCTGGAAACGGCGTTCTCGAAGCTCAAAGGTTTCATCCTGACGAAGTAA
- the odhB gene encoding 2-oxoglutarate dehydrogenase complex dihydrolipoyllysine-residue succinyltransferase — protein MAQIEVKVPQLSESVAEATMLTWHKKVGDAVARDENLIDIETDKVVLELPAPAAGVLIKIIKGDGSTVVADELIAVIDTDAAAAAAAPVAAAAPAPAAAAPAAAPAAATGGSKGDVAMPAAAKILSEKGLSAGDVAGSGKDGRVTKGDALAASAPAATPAVAPLAAAAAKPALQQIASPSVASLGERPEERVPMSRLRARIAERLLQSQSTNAILTTFNEVNMAPVMELRNKYKDKFEKEHGVKLGFMSFFVKAAVAALKKYPIINASVDGNDIIYHGYFDIGIAVGSPRGLVVPILRNADQMSIAEIEKKIGEFGAKAKEGKLTLDDLTGGTFSISNGGTFGSMLSTPIINPPQSAILGVHATKDRAVVENGQIVIRPMNYLAMSYDHRIIDGREAVLGLVAMKEALEDPARLLLDL, from the coding sequence ATGGCACAAATCGAAGTCAAAGTTCCTCAATTGTCGGAATCGGTCGCTGAAGCAACCATGCTGACGTGGCATAAAAAAGTCGGCGACGCAGTCGCGCGCGACGAAAACCTGATCGATATCGAAACCGACAAGGTCGTTTTGGAACTGCCCGCGCCAGCAGCCGGCGTGCTGATCAAGATCATCAAGGGCGACGGTAGCACCGTTGTCGCCGACGAACTGATCGCCGTGATCGACACCGACGCCGCCGCAGCCGCCGCCGCTCCTGTCGCCGCCGCCGCACCTGCTCCAGCCGCAGCCGCTCCTGCAGCAGCGCCAGCCGCCGCGACCGGTGGCAGCAAGGGCGATGTCGCCATGCCAGCAGCCGCCAAGATCCTGTCCGAAAAAGGCCTGAGCGCTGGCGATGTCGCCGGTTCGGGCAAAGACGGCCGCGTGACCAAGGGCGACGCCCTGGCCGCTTCCGCTCCAGCCGCCACCCCGGCCGTGGCGCCACTGGCCGCCGCCGCCGCCAAGCCGGCCCTGCAACAGATCGCTTCGCCAAGCGTCGCCAGCCTGGGCGAGCGTCCGGAAGAGCGCGTGCCGATGAGCCGTCTGCGCGCCCGTATCGCCGAGCGTCTGCTGCAATCGCAATCGACCAACGCCATCCTGACCACGTTCAACGAAGTGAACATGGCTCCAGTCATGGAACTGCGCAACAAGTACAAAGACAAGTTCGAAAAAGAGCACGGCGTCAAGCTGGGCTTCATGTCGTTCTTCGTCAAGGCCGCCGTCGCAGCCCTGAAAAAGTACCCGATCATCAACGCTTCGGTTGACGGCAACGACATCATCTACCACGGCTACTTCGACATCGGTATCGCTGTCGGTTCGCCACGCGGCCTGGTGGTGCCTATCCTGCGCAATGCCGACCAAATGTCGATCGCTGAAATCGAAAAGAAAATCGGCGAATTCGGCGCCAAGGCCAAGGAAGGCAAGCTGACCCTGGACGACCTGACCGGCGGCACGTTCTCGATCTCGAACGGCGGCACCTTCGGCTCCATGCTGTCGACTCCGATCATCAACCCGCCACAATCGGCCATCCTGGGCGTGCACGCGACCAAGGACCGCGCTGTTGTCGAAAACGGCCAGATCGTAATCCGTCCGATGAACTACCTGGCGATGTCCTACGACCACCGCATCATCGACGGCCGCGAAGCCGTCCTGGGCCTGGTCGCCATGAAAGAAGCGCTGGAAGATCCTGCACGTCTGCTGCTGGACCTGTAA